The Mucilaginibacter yixingensis genome window below encodes:
- the alaS gene encoding alanine--tRNA ligase yields MTAKEIRQAFLDFFAAKGHAIVPSAPIVVKNDPTLMFTNAGMNQFKEIFLGEAPAKNARVADTQRCLRVSGKHNDLEEVGIDTYHHTMFEMLGNWSFGDYFKTEAIAWSWELLTEVYKLPKDRLYVTYFEGDAKEGLEKDIETLNLWKQFVDDSHILPGNKKDNFWEMGETGPCGPCSEIHFDSRPDNERAEVNGATLVNGDHDQVIEIWNNVFMQFNRVKDGSLHSLPAKHVDTGMGFERLVRVLQGKSSNYDSDVFQGLIQFISDKSGKTYNSAAKPDDADWNAAVAMRVLADHVRAISFTIADGQLPSNNKAGYVIRRILRRAVRYQYQYLGFKEPFLNLLVPILADQFKGVFDELYSQKDFVQKVVLEEETAFLRTLEKGIQVFDQFTGDITGEQAFVLSDTFGFPIDLTELMAREKGLSVDLAGYETALAEQKARSRAATAIDTGDWVVLQNDDSVEFTGYDETETVAHITKYRKVNAKGKEQYQIVLDKTPFYAESGGQVGDTGELVFPDGEVIHVTDTKKENALIVHFTDKLPANPTEALTAIVDQSRRNSICSNHSATHLLHAAMKQVLGTHVNQKGSLVNDDYLRFDFSHFAKVTDEELAQIEVIVNQKIRENISLKEERNVAYQVAITSGVTALFGEKYGEYVRVITFDDEFSKELCGGTHVQATGQIGYFKIVAESAVAAGVRRIEAITGVGAENFINGQNLIIKKVKEALKNPKDVVKSIEDLLEENARLRKEIDKAILEKSAGLKDELAAKAEAIGGINFIAQKVDLPNADAVKNLAYQLKDIVPNLFLVLATEADGKPGLTVMIAENLVKDKNLNAGTIVRELAKEIQGGGGGQPFYATAGGKDASGLDRALEKARAYTA; encoded by the coding sequence ATGACAGCTAAAGAGATTAGACAGGCTTTTCTTGATTTTTTTGCCGCTAAGGGTCACGCTATTGTGCCATCGGCTCCTATTGTGGTAAAAAACGACCCTACCCTGATGTTCACCAACGCTGGGATGAACCAGTTTAAAGAGATCTTTTTGGGCGAAGCGCCTGCCAAAAATGCGCGCGTAGCCGATACTCAGCGCTGCCTGCGTGTAAGCGGCAAGCATAATGATTTGGAAGAAGTGGGTATTGATACCTATCACCACACCATGTTTGAGATGCTGGGCAACTGGAGTTTTGGCGACTACTTTAAAACCGAAGCCATTGCCTGGAGCTGGGAGCTGCTGACCGAAGTTTATAAATTACCGAAAGACCGTCTGTACGTTACCTATTTTGAGGGCGACGCTAAAGAAGGCCTGGAAAAAGATATTGAAACGCTGAACCTGTGGAAACAGTTTGTTGACGATAGCCACATACTGCCGGGCAATAAAAAAGACAATTTTTGGGAGATGGGCGAAACCGGTCCATGCGGCCCATGTTCCGAGATCCATTTTGATAGTCGCCCGGATAACGAGCGTGCCGAAGTGAATGGCGCTACGCTGGTAAACGGCGACCACGACCAGGTAATTGAGATCTGGAACAACGTATTCATGCAGTTTAATCGGGTTAAAGATGGTTCATTGCATTCACTTCCGGCCAAACATGTGGATACCGGTATGGGTTTTGAACGTTTGGTGCGCGTACTGCAAGGCAAATCATCAAACTATGATAGCGACGTTTTCCAGGGACTGATCCAATTCATTTCTGATAAAAGCGGTAAAACCTATAACAGCGCTGCCAAACCCGATGATGCTGATTGGAACGCTGCCGTAGCCATGCGTGTACTGGCCGACCACGTTCGCGCCATCAGCTTTACTATTGCCGACGGTCAATTACCGAGCAATAATAAAGCTGGTTATGTAATCCGCCGTATTCTGCGTCGTGCGGTGCGCTATCAGTATCAGTACCTGGGCTTTAAAGAACCGTTCCTGAATTTGTTGGTGCCGATATTGGCTGATCAGTTCAAGGGCGTGTTTGACGAGTTGTACAGCCAGAAAGACTTTGTGCAGAAGGTGGTTTTAGAAGAAGAAACCGCGTTTTTGAGAACGTTGGAAAAAGGCATCCAGGTATTTGATCAGTTTACCGGCGATATTACCGGCGAACAGGCTTTCGTGCTTTCAGATACCTTTGGTTTCCCGATAGACTTAACCGAGCTGATGGCCCGCGAAAAAGGCCTATCAGTTGATCTGGCTGGTTACGAAACTGCCCTTGCCGAGCAAAAAGCCCGCTCACGCGCGGCCACTGCTATTGATACCGGCGATTGGGTAGTATTACAGAATGACGACAGCGTAGAGTTTACCGGTTATGATGAAACCGAAACCGTTGCCCACATTACCAAATACCGCAAGGTAAATGCAAAAGGTAAAGAGCAATATCAGATAGTATTGGATAAAACACCTTTCTACGCCGAAAGTGGCGGTCAGGTGGGTGATACCGGCGAGCTGGTATTTCCTGACGGCGAGGTGATCCACGTTACTGATACCAAAAAAGAGAACGCCCTGATTGTTCACTTTACCGATAAACTGCCTGCCAACCCAACCGAAGCGCTAACGGCCATTGTTGATCAAAGTCGCCGTAACAGCATTTGCAGTAACCACAGTGCTACACACTTGCTGCATGCCGCTATGAAACAGGTGTTGGGCACACACGTAAACCAAAAAGGATCATTAGTTAATGATGATTACCTGCGTTTCGATTTCTCGCACTTTGCCAAAGTAACCGATGAGGAACTGGCGCAGATTGAAGTTATCGTTAACCAAAAAATCCGCGAAAACATCTCACTGAAAGAAGAACGTAACGTAGCTTACCAGGTGGCCATCACCAGCGGCGTTACCGCCTTGTTTGGCGAGAAATATGGCGAGTATGTGCGCGTTATTACTTTTGATGATGAGTTTAGCAAAGAGCTTTGTGGAGGTACACACGTGCAGGCTACCGGCCAGATTGGTTACTTTAAAATTGTAGCCGAGAGCGCCGTGGCAGCTGGCGTGCGTCGTATTGAAGCCATCACTGGTGTAGGTGCCGAAAACTTTATCAACGGTCAGAACCTGATTATCAAGAAAGTTAAAGAGGCGCTGAAGAACCCGAAAGATGTGGTAAAAAGTATTGAGGACCTGCTGGAAGAAAACGCCCGACTGCGGAAAGAGATTGATAAAGCCATCCTCGAAAAATCTGCCGGACTGAAAGATGAACTGGCAGCTAAAGCCGAGGCTATTGGCGGCATTAACTTTATTGCCCAAAAGGTGGATCTGCCAAATGCAGACGCGGTGAAAAACCTGGCTTACCAGTTAAAAGACATCGTGCCAAACCTGTTCCTGGTATTAGCAACAGAGGCCGACGGCAAACCTGGTTTAACCGTGATGATTGCCGAAAACCTGGTAAAAGACAAAAACCTGAACGCAGGCACCATCGTACGCGAACTGGCCAAAGAGATCCAGGGCGGCGGCGGCGGTCAGCCGTTTTATGCCACTGCGGGTGGCAAAGACGCCAGCGGATTGGATAGAGCATTGGAGAAAGCGAGAGCTTACACAGCTTAA
- a CDS encoding N-acetylmuramoyl-L-alanine amidase translates to MLQKNTWRRALRLIFSLTIVLLITSQARAAGNGVDSGAVNSFAFRTVVIDAGHGGKDPGAHGAFAKEKNVALAIALKLRDAINAEMPSIRVIMTRTTDKFVELQERSNIANRANANLFISIHCNSSPERVGSRKGALILVYGYHRKEEQMEALRENASIYQEKDYAKKYEGYKGNDPAYFILLNLTMQKYREQSIRFGRLVNEQITEHDGRRSDGVHEQGVLVLAHSAMPNVLVETGFINNPTEEKYLDSDEGQSEIAQSILRALKKYRKDFER, encoded by the coding sequence ATGCTGCAAAAAAACACCTGGAGACGCGCTCTCCGCCTGATTTTTAGTTTAACTATTGTATTGCTGATTACCAGCCAAGCACGTGCTGCCGGTAATGGTGTCGACTCTGGCGCCGTAAACTCGTTCGCCTTCAGAACGGTGGTGATAGACGCCGGTCACGGAGGGAAAGATCCCGGTGCCCATGGCGCCTTTGCCAAAGAAAAAAATGTAGCCCTGGCCATCGCCCTGAAACTGCGCGATGCCATCAATGCCGAAATGCCGAGTATTAGAGTGATTATGACCCGCACCACAGATAAGTTTGTGGAACTGCAGGAGCGCTCTAACATTGCCAACAGGGCCAATGCCAACCTGTTTATTTCTATTCACTGTAACTCCTCGCCAGAGCGGGTAGGCAGTCGTAAAGGCGCGTTGATCCTCGTTTATGGTTATCATCGTAAAGAAGAACAAATGGAGGCATTGCGTGAGAACGCTTCTATTTACCAGGAGAAAGATTACGCCAAAAAATACGAAGGTTACAAGGGTAATGATCCGGCTTATTTCATTCTGCTCAATCTGACCATGCAAAAATACCGTGAGCAAAGTATCCGTTTCGGTCGCCTGGTTAATGAGCAAATTACCGAGCATGACGGTCGACGCAGCGATGGCGTGCACGAGCAAGGTGTACTGGTGCTGGCTCATAGCGCCATGCCCAACGTGTTGGTAGAAACAGGTTTTATCAATAACCCAACCGAAGAAAAGTACCTGGATTCAGACGAAGGTCAAAGCGAAATAGCGCAATCTATTCTGCGTGCGTTGAAGAAGTATAGGAAAGATTTTGAGCGGTAA
- the bamA gene encoding outer membrane protein assembly factor BamA produces the protein MNKYIFAILFLVLSSAVVAQVPNQQRFRVPTGGGSDTLSYLNPKEYIIGGVTVSGIKNLDKDILLQIAKLNKGDKITLPGDASAKVIKDLWTQGLFDDVKLNVTKINVDTVYLDIAVQERPRLSRLHMTGARKGEIEDLQKSLNDKTGKIVNENLFNTITTVIKKHYNEKGYLNTTVDIKQRPDPGDANNVILDVAIDKKQKVKIAHVYFEGNKAMSAAKLKGYLGKTKEKKFYNIFGSKKFKETQYTEDKQTLVEKMQGNGYRDAEVMSDSVWKNTDNTVNIKLKVYEGPKYYFGNVKWSGNARYPADFLNKVVRIKKGDVFSEEELTKRLSGPTANSDDVSSLYLNDGYLTYNADPVQTRVYNDTIDLDIRIYEGPQYTINKVILKGNDVTNDKVVLREITTKPGQKFSKEGIVRSTREISQLGNFDEQKIDPKPTNINQADGTVDIVYNVVEKPSDQVELSGGFGGGQLVGTLGLTFNNFSLRNIFNLKAYRPLPKGDGQKLSLRGQANGKNYQNYSFTFSEPWLGGKKPIYFALSAYTQLSSTGDYLPKTDPNYNYLRINGIGVTLGKRLKWPDNYFQLNYSLNFDHYKLDNFTGYLFSNGTSYNIKLTQELSRNSLDAPIYPTSGSNIKFTVQATPPYSLFNNTNYAIATPEQRYHFVEYHKWKFDAQWFEKIYGKLVFMSQVRFGFLGYYNSAVGQSPFERFKVGGDGMQSYQFLQGSEIIGLRGYKNFSIVPVGSNYTADTNPGSPIYNKYTMEVRYPVIASQSATIFMLTFAEGGNVWNSFSQFNPFNVRRSVGVGARIFLPIFGLLGLDYGYGFDKIPGIPDANKGQFHFSISQSLNGGFN, from the coding sequence ATGAATAAATATATTTTTGCTATTCTTTTCTTAGTACTCAGCTCAGCAGTAGTGGCTCAAGTTCCCAATCAGCAGCGTTTTCGCGTACCCACAGGTGGCGGCTCTGATACCCTTAGTTATCTTAATCCTAAAGAATATATTATTGGTGGCGTAACCGTTAGCGGTATCAAAAACCTTGATAAAGACATTCTGCTACAGATAGCAAAACTGAACAAAGGCGATAAGATCACCCTGCCCGGCGATGCATCAGCCAAAGTAATTAAAGACCTGTGGACCCAGGGCCTGTTTGATGACGTGAAACTGAACGTTACCAAAATAAACGTTGATACAGTTTACCTGGACATTGCCGTTCAGGAGCGTCCGCGCCTTTCCCGCCTGCACATGACCGGCGCCCGTAAAGGTGAAATTGAAGACCTGCAAAAGTCACTGAATGATAAAACGGGTAAAATTGTGAACGAGAACTTGTTCAACACCATTACCACGGTTATCAAAAAGCATTATAACGAGAAAGGCTATCTGAACACCACCGTTGATATTAAGCAACGCCCTGACCCGGGAGATGCTAACAACGTGATATTGGATGTTGCGATTGATAAAAAGCAGAAAGTGAAAATTGCCCACGTTTATTTTGAGGGTAATAAAGCCATGAGCGCTGCCAAGCTGAAAGGCTACCTGGGCAAAACCAAAGAGAAGAAGTTTTATAACATTTTCGGTTCAAAGAAATTTAAAGAGACCCAGTATACTGAGGATAAGCAAACGCTGGTAGAGAAAATGCAGGGCAATGGTTACCGCGATGCCGAGGTAATGAGCGACTCTGTATGGAAAAATACCGACAACACGGTAAACATTAAACTGAAAGTTTACGAAGGCCCTAAATATTACTTCGGTAATGTGAAATGGTCTGGCAACGCCCGTTACCCGGCAGACTTTTTGAACAAAGTGGTCCGTATTAAAAAAGGTGACGTTTTCAGCGAAGAAGAGCTGACCAAACGCCTGAGCGGCCCGACAGCTAACAGCGATGACGTAAGCTCGCTTTACCTGAACGATGGTTACCTGACCTACAACGCAGATCCGGTACAAACCCGTGTTTATAATGATACTATTGACCTGGATATCCGTATCTATGAAGGTCCGCAATACACCATTAACAAGGTGATCTTAAAAGGTAACGATGTTACTAACGACAAGGTAGTGCTGCGCGAGATCACGACCAAACCTGGTCAGAAATTCTCTAAAGAAGGTATTGTACGCAGTACCCGCGAGATATCTCAGTTAGGTAACTTTGACGAGCAGAAGATTGACCCGAAACCTACCAATATTAACCAGGCCGATGGTACGGTGGATATTGTTTACAACGTGGTTGAAAAACCATCAGACCAGGTGGAGCTTTCAGGTGGTTTTGGTGGCGGTCAGCTGGTAGGTACGTTGGGTTTAACTTTCAACAACTTCTCGCTGCGTAATATCTTTAACCTTAAAGCTTACCGCCCGCTGCCAAAAGGCGACGGTCAGAAACTGAGCCTCCGCGGTCAGGCTAACGGTAAAAACTACCAGAACTACTCGTTCACGTTCTCAGAGCCTTGGTTAGGTGGTAAAAAACCAATCTACTTTGCGTTGAGCGCCTACACTCAGTTAAGCTCAACCGGTGATTATCTGCCAAAAACAGACCCTAACTACAACTACCTGCGTATCAATGGTATTGGTGTAACCCTGGGTAAACGTTTAAAATGGCCGGATAACTACTTCCAGCTGAACTACTCATTGAACTTTGACCACTATAAACTGGATAACTTTACCGGTTACCTGTTTAGCAATGGTACTTCATACAACATCAAGTTAACACAAGAGTTGAGCCGTAACTCGCTGGATGCACCTATCTATCCAACTTCGGGTTCAAACATTAAGTTTACCGTACAGGCTACGCCTCCATACTCGTTGTTTAACAACACCAACTATGCCATTGCAACACCAGAGCAACGCTACCACTTTGTAGAGTACCACAAATGGAAGTTTGATGCCCAGTGGTTCGAGAAGATCTACGGCAAGCTGGTGTTCATGTCGCAGGTGCGTTTTGGTTTCCTGGGTTACTACAACTCAGCTGTGGGCCAGTCGCCGTTTGAGCGCTTTAAAGTGGGTGGTGACGGTATGCAGAGCTACCAGTTCCTGCAAGGTTCAGAGATCATCGGTCTGCGTGGTTACAAAAACTTCTCTATCGTGCCGGTGGGTTCAAACTATACTGCCGATACCAACCCGGGCAGCCCTATCTACAACAAATACACTATGGAGGTGCGTTACCCGGTTATTGCCAGCCAGAGCGCTACAATCTTCATGCTAACCTTTGCTGAAGGTGGTAACGTGTGGAACAGCTTTAGCCAGTTCAATCCGTTCAACGTTCGCAGATCAGTGGGTGTAGGTGCCCGTATCTTCCTGCCAATCTTTGGTTTGCTGGGTCTTGATTACGGTTACGGATTTGACAAAATACCTGGTATACCAGATGCGAATAAAGGACAGTTCCATTTTTCAATTTCTCAAAGCTTAAATGGCGGATTTAATTAA
- a CDS encoding class I SAM-dependent methyltransferase: MILIDPSIDAFYSQSSEDTRLTVGLGPLEFERNKELIARHLPPGKCLVADVGGGAGHYAQWLAGLGHHVILIDPVLKHIRQAERRSKQGKPFKTIQGEARRLPLDDHSADVVILHGPLYHLQEEADRIATIKEVRRVLRINGVVLAFAITRAATAIAALQGGMIHQPDVFAMCREELQSGNHHPPSNFPGMLAQAYFHRPDELVAEFESVGFQATDQLPVEGMAWLDGQFFQSWASPEKRQRLLQLIRLTERDRSLLCLSPHMMGVFVLNLDV; this comes from the coding sequence ATGATACTTATTGATCCATCGATAGATGCTTTTTATAGCCAAAGCAGCGAGGATACCCGGTTAACAGTAGGCCTCGGTCCGCTTGAATTTGAACGAAATAAAGAATTAATTGCCCGCCATTTGCCCCCCGGTAAATGCCTGGTTGCCGATGTGGGTGGCGGCGCAGGTCACTACGCCCAATGGCTGGCCGGGCTGGGGCATCATGTCATACTGATAGATCCGGTGCTCAAGCATATCCGCCAGGCCGAGCGCCGGTCTAAACAAGGCAAGCCTTTTAAAACTATACAGGGCGAGGCGCGCAGATTGCCATTGGACGATCACAGTGCCGATGTAGTGATCCTGCACGGGCCGCTCTACCATTTGCAAGAGGAAGCAGACCGAATTGCCACTATAAAAGAGGTACGCCGTGTGTTGCGGATAAACGGGGTGGTGCTGGCTTTTGCCATTACCCGTGCGGCTACTGCAATTGCCGCTTTACAAGGTGGTATGATCCACCAGCCTGACGTATTTGCCATGTGCCGCGAAGAGTTACAAAGCGGTAACCATCATCCGCCGTCAAATTTTCCCGGTATGCTGGCCCAGGCCTATTTTCATCGCCCTGATGAATTAGTAGCCGAGTTTGAATCGGTCGGCTTTCAAGCCACAGATCAGCTCCCGGTAGAAGGTATGGCCTGGCTGGATGGCCAGTTCTTCCAAAGCTGGGCATCGCCTGAGAAGCGCCAACGGCTGCTGCAACTCATCAGGTTGACCGAGCGGGATAGAAGTTTGCTGTGTTTGAGCCCGCACATGATGGGCGTATTTGTCTTGAACCTGGATGTCTGA
- a CDS encoding biopolymer transporter ExbD, translated as MAELNQSPAKNSARRTRPLGARVDLTAMVDLAFLLVTFFMLTTRLERPKVMPLAMPDGDVPGAVAESRTVTFCLGANNQVLLYRGLVSKPLAGPLVVGYGKDGLRKAITSMTAQIKLNTGGDMIAVIKPSDHSQYGNLVSMIDELNITNSQRYAVADIAKEDVDLLKLKRVY; from the coding sequence ATGGCCGAATTAAATCAATCCCCCGCAAAAAACAGCGCCCGCCGTACCCGTCCGCTTGGCGCCCGTGTAGATCTTACCGCAATGGTAGATCTTGCTTTCCTGCTGGTTACTTTCTTTATGCTGACTACCCGCCTGGAAAGACCCAAAGTAATGCCACTGGCCATGCCCGATGGCGATGTTCCCGGCGCGGTAGCAGAATCGCGCACGGTAACGTTCTGTCTTGGCGCCAATAACCAGGTGTTGCTTTATCGTGGTTTGGTGAGCAAGCCGCTGGCCGGTCCGCTGGTAGTGGGGTATGGTAAAGATGGCCTGCGCAAAGCCATCACCAGCATGACGGCCCAGATCAAACTGAATACTGGCGGCGATATGATAGCCGTTATCAAACCCAGCGATCACTCGCAATATGGCAACCTCGTAAGCATGATTGATGAACTGAACATTACCAACTCGCAGCGCTACGCCGTAGCCGACATTGCCAAAGAGGATGTGGATTTGCTGAAGCTGAAGAGGGTGTACTGA
- the murI gene encoding glutamate racemase: MPAQQPIGVFDSGYGGLTVFRSIAAQLPGYDYVYLGDNARAPYGNRSFSTIYQYTWECVQQLFKMGCPLVILACNTASAKALRNIQQLDLPNGDPTKRVLGVIRPTAEVIGSYSKTKQIGVLGTKGTVQSESYLIEINKFSPDVQVYQQACPLWVPLVENGEHNQPGADYFIKKYLDAVMAQSAGIDTLLLACTHYPLLQEKIEAYLPQHIKVVPQGDIIAASLADYLQRHPEMETRLSRTGTHRFFTTSDDTADFDKNASLFLGSEVKSEYLELS, translated from the coding sequence ATGCCGGCACAGCAACCCATAGGTGTTTTTGATTCAGGTTACGGAGGGTTAACCGTTTTTCGTTCCATAGCAGCACAACTGCCGGGGTATGATTACGTTTATCTGGGCGATAATGCCCGGGCGCCCTATGGCAACCGGTCTTTTAGCACCATCTATCAATATACATGGGAGTGTGTACAGCAGCTGTTTAAAATGGGCTGCCCGCTGGTTATCCTGGCGTGCAACACGGCATCGGCCAAGGCGCTGCGCAATATCCAACAGCTAGACCTGCCAAATGGAGATCCCACCAAACGCGTGCTCGGCGTTATCCGTCCTACGGCGGAGGTTATTGGCAGCTACTCTAAAACCAAACAAATAGGAGTATTGGGCACAAAGGGTACCGTTCAATCAGAATCATACCTGATAGAGATTAACAAGTTCTCTCCTGATGTGCAGGTATACCAACAGGCATGTCCCCTATGGGTACCGTTGGTAGAAAACGGTGAGCACAATCAACCCGGGGCCGATTATTTTATCAAGAAATACCTTGATGCCGTAATGGCGCAATCAGCCGGTATTGATACGTTGCTCCTCGCCTGTACTCATTATCCGTTATTACAAGAGAAAATCGAAGCCTACCTGCCGCAGCACATCAAGGTAGTGCCCCAGGGCGATATCATTGCCGCCAGCCTGGCCGATTACCTGCAACGCCATCCCGAAATGGAAACCCGCCTGAGCAGAACAGGCACGCACCGTTTCTTCACCACCAGCGACGACACTGCCGACTTTGATAAAAACGCTTCATTGTTTTTGGGCAGCGAAGTGAAATCGGAGTATTTAGAATTGTCTTGA
- a CDS encoding isoprenyl transferase, with product MGYKEQIDLSRLPEHIAIIMDGNGRWAKGKGKLRVFGHHNGVVSVDDVVEGAGLIGIKYLTLYTFSAENWNRPKLEVAAIMELLVSTINKHIAKLMKNNVRLNAIGDLDMLPPKCLKELNNAIQKTSTNTGLVLTLALSYGSRREILHSAKQIAAKVLKGELSVDDIDEKVFSDNLYTADMPDPELLIRTSGEYRISNYLLWQIAYAELFFTQKLWPDFRREDLYEAILDYQSRERRFGKTSEQVN from the coding sequence ATGGGATATAAAGAGCAGATAGACTTATCAAGATTACCCGAACACATTGCCATTATTATGGATGGTAACGGCAGGTGGGCTAAGGGCAAAGGCAAGCTGCGTGTTTTTGGTCATCACAACGGTGTGGTGTCTGTAGATGATGTGGTTGAAGGCGCCGGCCTGATTGGTATTAAATACCTTACCTTATACACTTTCTCGGCCGAGAACTGGAACCGTCCTAAACTGGAAGTTGCGGCCATTATGGAGCTGCTGGTAAGCACCATCAACAAGCATATTGCCAAATTGATGAAAAACAATGTGCGCCTCAACGCCATTGGCGATTTGGATATGCTGCCGCCTAAATGTCTGAAAGAGCTTAATAACGCTATCCAAAAAACATCAACAAATACCGGTTTAGTGCTTACGCTGGCTTTGAGCTATGGCTCTCGCCGCGAAATATTGCACTCGGCCAAACAAATAGCCGCTAAAGTTTTAAAAGGCGAACTGAGTGTAGATGATATCGACGAAAAAGTTTTCAGCGATAACCTGTACACTGCCGATATGCCTGACCCTGAACTGCTGATCAGAACCAGCGGCGAATACCGCATTAGTAACTACCTGCTCTGGCAAATAGCTTATGCCGAGCTGTTCTTTACACAAAAGTTATGGCCCGACTTCCGCAGGGAAGACCTTTACGAGGCAATTTTAGATTACCAGAGCCGCGAGCGCCGCTTCGGCAAGACCAGCGAGCAGGTTAACTAA
- a CDS encoding OmpH family outer membrane protein, with protein sequence MKKILLSLAIICLAATASFAQRFAYVDSEYILKHIPDYASAQKQLAALSDQWQKQVDTRFQEIDRLYKSYQADQVLMTADMKKRREAEIVEKEKAAKDFQRQIFGPDGDLSKKSNDLIKPIQDRVAKAVQAVAESENLDMVFDKNSEVMMLYANPRYDKSAAVITRLGLKPGVLAK encoded by the coding sequence ATGAAAAAGATCCTCTTATCACTCGCTATTATATGTTTGGCCGCAACTGCATCGTTTGCACAGCGCTTTGCTTATGTTGATTCTGAGTATATTCTGAAACATATCCCAGACTATGCATCGGCACAAAAGCAACTGGCAGCGCTGTCAGACCAATGGCAAAAACAGGTAGACACACGTTTTCAGGAAATTGATCGTTTATATAAATCATACCAGGCCGATCAGGTTTTAATGACGGCCGATATGAAGAAACGCCGCGAGGCGGAAATAGTGGAGAAGGAGAAAGCCGCCAAAGATTTTCAACGTCAGATTTTCGGTCCGGATGGTGATCTGTCCAAAAAAAGTAATGATCTGATTAAACCAATTCAGGATAGAGTAGCCAAAGCAGTACAAGCCGTGGCCGAGTCTGAAAACCTGGATATGGTGTTTGATAAGAACAGCGAGGTGATGATGTTGTATGCTAATCCGCGCTATGATAAAAGCGCTGCGGTAATAACCCGATTAGGTTTAAAGCCAGGGGTTTTGGCAAAGTAA
- a CDS encoding OmpH family outer membrane protein has product MKKLVKVALVAGCLLLAGNLVKAQSKIGYCNFNALVQQAPEFKSVQGQIDAYQKTFLDRLQAMQSELQTKAEAYDKNKATMTDATRTATESELQDLNKRIQDYNNTASQSVQQKYGDLLKPLTDKLRAAVSQVAKEKGYTYVLDTSNTDLLVAPEGDDLLAAVKAKVGIPASAAPAPVKK; this is encoded by the coding sequence ATGAAAAAATTAGTAAAAGTTGCTTTAGTTGCAGGTTGCTTACTGCTGGCTGGTAATTTAGTTAAAGCACAGTCAAAAATTGGATATTGCAACTTCAATGCGCTGGTACAACAAGCTCCGGAGTTTAAATCTGTACAAGGTCAGATTGATGCATATCAAAAAACTTTCTTAGATCGTTTACAGGCAATGCAAAGCGAACTGCAAACCAAAGCAGAAGCTTATGATAAAAACAAAGCTACCATGACCGATGCTACCCGCACCGCTACCGAAAGCGAACTGCAAGACCTGAACAAACGCATCCAGGATTATAACAACACCGCTTCTCAGAGCGTTCAGCAGAAATATGGTGACCTGTTAAAACCACTGACTGACAAGCTGCGTGCTGCTGTTAGCCAGGTTGCTAAAGAAAAAGGCTACACTTACGTGTTAGACACTTCAAACACAGACCTGCTGGTTGCTCCAGAAGGTGATGACCTGTTAGCTGCTGTAAAAGCTAAAGTTGGTATTCCTGCTTCAGCTGCTCCAGCTCCGGTTAAAAAATAA